A single region of the Kocuria rosea genome encodes:
- a CDS encoding pyridoxal-phosphate-dependent aminotransferase family protein: MPLIQRHLFGPGPSNPYPEATAALGHPLLGHLDPAFLDVMDSACDGLRTVWGTDNRRTLPLSATGSAGMEAAFVNTVEEGDVVVVAVNGLFGERMCDVAARCGAEVVRVDFPYGEPIDPQRVAEAHPSPKIIAAVHAETSTGVRSDIAALGELKGDALLLVDAVTSIGGIELRADDWGVDLGYAGTQKCLGVAPGLAPFTISDAAFERRVQHPRSWYLDLGMLGGYVGEAQGRARTYHHTAPTAMIASLDAALRRIAEEGLENVWARHQAAGDALQAGLQDMGLELFAAEGHRLPELTTVKVPEGVDSAWVRAYLLEHFSVEIGAGVKEYANTVWRIGLMGPNADAGSVTLVLGALQEALRKVPALV, from the coding sequence GTGCCCCTGATCCAGCGACACCTGTTCGGCCCCGGCCCGTCCAACCCCTACCCGGAGGCCACGGCGGCGCTGGGCCACCCGCTGCTCGGCCACCTCGATCCCGCCTTCCTCGACGTCATGGACAGCGCCTGCGACGGCCTGCGCACCGTCTGGGGCACGGACAACCGGCGCACCCTGCCGCTGAGCGCCACGGGCTCCGCCGGCATGGAGGCGGCGTTCGTCAACACGGTGGAGGAGGGCGACGTCGTCGTCGTCGCCGTCAACGGCCTGTTCGGCGAGCGGATGTGCGACGTCGCGGCCCGGTGCGGTGCCGAGGTGGTGCGCGTGGACTTCCCCTACGGGGAGCCGATCGACCCGCAGCGCGTCGCGGAGGCGCACCCGTCCCCCAAGATCATCGCGGCGGTGCACGCGGAGACCTCCACGGGCGTGCGCTCCGACATCGCCGCGCTGGGGGAGCTCAAGGGCGACGCCCTGCTGCTCGTGGACGCGGTCACGTCCATCGGCGGCATCGAGCTGCGCGCGGACGACTGGGGGGTGGACCTCGGCTACGCGGGCACCCAGAAGTGCCTGGGGGTCGCCCCGGGACTGGCGCCGTTCACGATCTCGGACGCCGCGTTCGAGCGCCGGGTGCAGCACCCCCGCTCCTGGTACCTGGACCTGGGCATGCTCGGCGGCTACGTGGGCGAGGCCCAGGGCCGGGCCCGGACCTACCACCACACCGCGCCCACGGCGATGATCGCGTCCCTGGACGCCGCGCTGCGCAGGATCGCCGAGGAGGGCCTGGAGAACGTCTGGGCCCGTCACCAGGCCGCGGGCGACGCGCTCCAGGCCGGGCTGCAGGACATGGGGCTGGAGCTGTTCGCCGCCGAGGGGCACCGCCTCCCGGAGCTGACCACGGTCAAGGTGCCCGAGGGCGTCGACTCCGCCTGGGTGCGGGCCTATCTGCTGGAGCACTTCTCCGTGGAGATCGGGGCGGGCGTGAAGGAGTACGCGAACACCGTGTGGCGGATCGGCCTGATGGGCCCCAACGCCGACGCCGGGTCGGTGACCCTCGTCCTGGGCGCCCTCCAGGAGGCGCTGCGGAAGGTCCCCGCCCTGGTGTGA
- a CDS encoding DUF6458 family protein, translated as MRLNPAGPLITIAVGLILWLALPSVVGPLNLALAGQIIFWVGVAYLALVLIAAAVPSRRRSTRRTVADPGTGERIERSETDLI; from the coding sequence ATGCGCCTCAACCCCGCCGGACCCCTGATCACCATCGCCGTCGGCCTGATCCTCTGGCTGGCGCTGCCGTCGGTCGTGGGACCGCTGAACCTCGCGCTCGCCGGCCAGATCATCTTCTGGGTGGGCGTGGCCTACCTCGCGCTGGTCCTGATCGCCGCCGCCGTGCCGTCCCGGCGCCGCTCCACCCGCCGCACGGTGGCGGACCCCGGCACCGGGGAGCGCATCGAGCGCTCCGAGACCGACCTCATCTGA